The Mus caroli chromosome 1, CAROLI_EIJ_v1.1, whole genome shotgun sequence genome has a window encoding:
- the LOC115030849 gene encoding uncharacterized protein LOC115030849: MAPPAPSQGEVSLWCPGKCNGQLQSQEAKSSLSVLGVGNAAAGGATLQPAAALVLRRAAAARAVRAAGARVDLGAPLLRPGTRESCGAEETARGGGVGLAARGEHTEMRNRCRSWTEPLRSPARSIPSPAAWV; this comes from the exons ATGGCCCCTCCAGCACCCTCTCAAGGCGAAGT gtCCCTGTGGTGCCCCGGGAAGTGCAATGGCCAGCTGCAGTCCCAGGAGGCTAAGAGTTCTCTGTCGGTGTTGGGGGTTGGgaatgcag CGGCTGGCGGGGCCACACTCCAGCCCGCAGCTGCCCTGGTCCTTCGCCGAGCTGCTGCCGCCCGCGCGGTGCGCGCCGCTGGAGCTAGGGTGGACCTTGGTGCCCCGCTCCTGCGGCCGGGCACTCGGGAAAGTTGCGGGGCCGAGGAGACTGCTAGAGGCGGGGGCGTGGGCCTGGCAGCCCGCGGGGAG CACACGGAGATGAGAAACAGATGTCGGAGCTGGACTGAGCCTTTGCGCTCCCCCGCCCGTTCGAtcccttccccagcagcctgGGTGTAA
- the Sertad4 gene encoding SERTA domain-containing protein 4, with protein sequence MTLVLSMNRFCEPIVSEGAAEIAGYQTLWEADSYGGASPPGPAPVPSQGDRGASSHLAGSHYRGIPNPISTPKVTYFKRKYAEDEDLHPPLSSCSHKTISVFEERAHILYMSLEKLRFIDDPEVYLRRSVLINNLMKRIHGEIVMQNSWCLPACSLGGTPAQEWFLAQDCPYRKRPRVAKEEWEKIHTCCFYQECGGHCLNLPLSVNTSVGSTSAAVASAASSSSSPSTSSSSTPSSSSSPSSSSPSSPLPLPSCSHHVDFDIGSAPIYKSQIPASEIFVTNIRSLGVQEKVKFNNDGKVSHETSRDGDALSQEPVGNDLDFECKGQFYDYFETGYNERNRVSESWKKSLRKKELSPSSKLCCNRGGKM encoded by the exons ATGACGCTGGTTCTGTCCATGAATAGATTCTGCGAGCCCATTGTCTCAGAAGGAGCTGCTGAGATTGCCGGGTACCAAACACTATGGGAGGCTGACAGCTACGGAGGTGCGAGCcccccagggccagctccagTTCCTTCTCAGGGAGACCGGGGAGCCAGCTCACACCTGGCAG GATCGCATTACAGGGGAATTCCAAATCCTATAAGCACACCCAAGGTCACATACTTCAAGAGGAAGTATGCAGAAGACGAAGATCTTCATCCACCACTCAGCAGCTGCAGCCATAAA ACCATCTCCGTTTTCGAGGAGCGAGCACACATCCTTTACATGTCCTTGGAGAAACTCAGGTTCATCGATGACCCAGAAGTGTACCTGCGAAGGTCCGTTCTCATCAACAACCTGATGAAGAGGATCCACGGAGAGATTGTCATGCAGAACAGCTGGTGCCTCCCTGCCTGCTCCCTCGGTGGCACCCCCGCCCAAGAGTGGTTCCTGGCTCAAGACTGTCCTTACCGGAAACGGCCCCGGGTGGCCAAAGAGGAGTGGGAAAAGATCCACACTTGCTGTTTTTATCAGGAGTGTGGTGGTCACTGCCTGAACCTACCCCTCTCTGTCAATACAAGTGTTGGAAGCACCTCGGCTGCTGTGGCCTCGGccgcctcttcctcttcctccccgtCCACCTCTTCTTCATccaccccatcctcctcctcctctccctcttcctcctccccctcttcccctctgcctTTGCCTAGTTGCTCCCACCATGTGGACTTTGACATAGGCAGTGCACCTATTTACAAGAGCCAAATACCCGCCAGCGAAATCTTTGTCACTAACATTAGGTCGCTTGGTGTCCAGGAAAAGGTCAAATTCAACAATGATGGGAAAGTAAGCCACGAAACCAGCAGAGATGGTGATGCTCTCAGCCAAGAACCTGTGGGGAACGACCTTGATTTTGAGTGCAAAGGCCAATTTTACGATTATTTTGAGACTGGATATAATGAGAGAAACCGCGTGAGTGAGTCTTGGAAAAAGTCTTTGAGGAAAAAGGAGCTTTCTCCGAGCAGCAAACTGTGCTGCAACAGAGGGGGTAAAATGTGA